Below is a window of Culturomica massiliensis DNA.
GGGGATAATACGGATTATTTCCGGATTTTTGTTTACCATAAAGCCGTATGTCCGTATCTAGTGTTTTATAATACTTGTTAATAGTAGAGATATGACATCTGTTAAACTGAAACTGAACAAAGACCGTATTTTACTGAACGGAACTTATCCTTTGGTGTTCCAGGTCATCCATCGCAGACGTAAAAAATTGATTTATAGCCGATTTAAAGTTGCCGAGCCGGACTATGATGCCGGGCAAGAGAAAGTGGTATACCGGAAAGACGGGCTGACTCATCGTGAGGTTCGCATTATCAACTGTTGGATCACAAAGGAACGGAAAAAACTGAACAGTTTGATCGGTGAATTGAAGGAGAGTATGCCTGATTTTACCGTGTCTGATATTACCGGACATTACGAGGGGCCTGTAAAAGGCGAGGGACTGTTTGCTTTTATAGACGGTTGTATTCGCCAGAAAGAGGAACTGAACCGGTTGGGGACAGCGGCGGCCTACCGTAGTACCCGTTCGTCCTTGCTGCATTTTACCGGGAAAGAGAAGGTGGCTGTTTCCGAAGTGAATGCCGCTTTTGTGAGGGCCTATGAGAAATACCTTTTAAAAAGCGGGGTATGCCGTAATACGGTGAGTTTTTATATGCGCAATCTGCGTGCGGTTTATAACCAGGCTATTCTGGACGGGAAAATGGAGTCATCCGCAAATCCTTTTCAACATGCACAGACCCGTCCGGCCAAAACCGTGAAGCGAGCAATGAGCCGCGACCATATCCGTCGGCTGATGCAGCTTTCGCTGGAGGACGCTCCCGAACTCGATTTTGTCCGTAATCTGTTTATGTTTAGTTTTTATGCCCGGGGAATGTCTTTTGTGGATATGGTTTTTTTAAAGAAGGAGAATATAAAGTGTAATTTTATCGAGTATTACCGTCACAAGACGCAGCAGCTTATCCGGGTCAGTCTGACGGATCAATTGAAAGACATCATTTCGCGTTACCGGAATGATACGGATTATATTTTTCCGGTTATTGACGATTCTTCCGGTCTTTCGCCTTACCGCCAATACCGTCTGGCGTTGGGAAAGGCGGAACGGAGGCTCAAGCAGTTGGGGCAGCGGCTGGGGTATGAGGTCGAACTGACCACCTATGTCGCCCGACATAGCTGGGCAACCCAGGCTAAGGAATGCGGCATTCCTGTTTCGGTGATCAGCGAAGGGCTCGGACATACTTCTGAAAAAACAACACGGATTTATCTGAAAGAGTTCGATCAGAAGGTTTTGGATGAATGCGACCAATTGGTAGCCCAACTTGTAGAAATGTAAAAAATGTAAATTTTTTTTGATAAAATTACATTTTTTATATATTTGTAAAATCGCTCTATTTAGTGATAGAGATACACCTTTAAACTTATAAAAGATTAACATCTTTTGACAGGACAAAGATAGGGGCTTGTTTCTGATATTTATTAACAAAACGTACTAATCTTTTATCATTTCGTTTTGTGGCGTTATTTTTACGATTCATTGCTAACTTGTTGCTGCTGTTTGATTAACTCTCCGGGGGGACAACCGAATTCGCGTATACAAAAGCGGTTGAACTGGACCGGCGAATCGAAATTAAATAAATCTATCAGCTCCTTTATTGTGATTCCGGGTACGGCTGCTTTTACAAAAACCTGGTGTCTGATTTGTTTCAGCATCCATTGCTTGGGTGACATTCCGAATTCTTTTGTGAATTTTGTATAAAATGCGTTTTTGCTCATCCTCAAAAGCCGTATCATTTCTTCTACACTTCCGGCTTTGATATAATTTTCCTGGATCATATCTCTGAACTTTATTTTATTTCCCATGATGGGATAAAACAGTTGGACGACCTCTTTTTTGGTGTAGAAACCACGGAGGTAGAGAAAGAATTCTTTGTGCTTAATTTCATGTAAATGAGCGCAGTTCATTCCATTTTTGAGACAGAATACCAGTAGTTCTATATATTCGTTTAGCGGATGCCTGACTTTGAGAGGGACGAAATCGTACCGGATATCCCTGTGTAAATTGTAATAAGTTTCGAGCATATTTACGTCGCATACGTTTCTGACCCTTCCGAAGCTGAATAACAGTAATTTACAGTCTTTTTGGGTGTGAGCGTCTACGAGAGCTCCTCTGGGTAAAAGTACCATTTCAGAAGAAGATACTTTACGGTTGTTATATTGGTTACAACTGATAACACATTCACCCTCAATGAGTATAACTACATTATTGTAATGCAGTTTGGGTTCGTATACGTGTGTTCCTTCCTGCACTTCGATGTATTTGAATCCGGTGTCGATTTCTATTTGGTAATTTTTGCAACTCTGGTGTTCGTTTACGTAGAGCAGTTTATTTAATAAAATTTTATGCATGTTCTTAAATATTGATGTTTTTGTTTTAATTCGGTTAATCGTGTTTCAGCAAAGTTGCAGTATATATTTATATAAATATTTAAAAAACAGATATTTATATAGTATAAATGTACTTCTGATTTTCGTGTAATATTTGCTGAAACAATTTTTTTTACTTTTCAATAGATTATGTGTTAATAATCAGGTGTTTATTGCTTTTTATTTTTCTGCATACTCTATCACTAAATAGAGTTTTTCGGAGATGGGTTTTGGGGTGGTGTTTTTTCGGTTTGCAGGGTTGTAAGTTGGAGGAGTTTGGAATAGAATGAAGAAATGAAAGTATAATTATATGGGATTAAAAGTAAACATATTCATTGTTGTTGTTTTCTGTTTTCTGGGAGCACGGGTGTCGGCTCAAGAGGGGGGAGTGAAGAGCAATCTGCTTTATGATGTGACGGGTACGCTGAATTTCGGGATGGAATTCAGTCTGGACTATGAGTGGACGCTGGACGTATCTGCGAATTATAATGCGTGGAATTTTTCGCTGACACGTAAGATGAAGCACTGGCTTTTACAGCCCGAACTGCGTTGGTGGGGGTGTGAGCCTTTTTCGGGGCATTTTTTCGGGATTCATGCGCATGCAGGGCAGTTCAATCTGGGGGGAATGCTTCCTTGGGGGTTCGGGGCTGTCCGTAACAAGCATATTGAGAAAAACCGTTACGAAGGTTGGTTGGCCGGTGCCGGCGTTAGTTACGGTTACAACTGGATTCTGGGTAAGCATTGGAGTTTAGAAGCGACACTGGGGCTGGGGTATGCCTATTTGAAATACGACAAATACCGCTGTGAGAATTGTGGAGAAAAACTGGGCAGCGGTGTACAGCATTATATAGGCCCGACGAAGGCCGCTGTCAACCTGATTTATTATTACTAGAGTGTGTGCCCTTGTTGCCGGTAGGTAGGTTATAAATAAAAAAGAGGTATGAAATATATTATTTTATTGTGTTTTGGACTGTTGTATTCCTTCGGGCTTTCGGCTCAGAATACGGAATTTATAGAGCCGGGGGAGGTTTCCGTCCGCCGTGCCGGGGATTCTGTTTATGTTTCTCTGCGTCTTCGTGTGACGGATATCGGTTCGGATAATTTGGTGACACTTACGCCTGTTTTATACAAGGGCGCTGGCGGTGTCCGTAGCCTGCCGCCCGTGTTGTACGGCAGTCGCCGTGCCCAGCTTCGCCTGTGGAAAAAGGCGAAGGACAAGTCCGCTGTGCCGGTCTGTCATAATTCGGGGGATACGGTTTTTTACCGGGATACCTTTCGTTACGAGCATTGGATGAACGGTTCGGGGCTTCGCCTGGATGCGGAGTTGCGCACCTGCTGCCGCACGATGCATCCCGATCCTTTACTTTTGGCTTCGGATATCGTTCTTTTTACACCTGCAGAGGAGTTTCGTCCTGTGCTTGCGGATATTGTTCCTGCCCTGTCTGCCGGGGATAAACTTTCGGAGCAGGACCGTTTTATAGAACGCTGGCCGGGGGGTATTTCGGATACAATTGCCGTTGTACGCCGGGTAGAAGCAAGTAGTCCTGTAATTTACTTTCCCGTGGGGGAGACGAAGATCGTTCCGGGATACAGAAATAACCTCCGGGAGCTGGAACACATGCTTTTGCTCGTCGATCGGATAGCCTCTTCTAAAGATTCCCGTATCGTTAAAATACTGGTGATGGGCCTGTCTTCTCCTGACGGTCCTTCGTTCTGGAACGAACAGGTTGCCAATGCCCGTGCCCGTTCGCTGGTGGATTACCTGACGGTTCGTACCGGGCTGGATGCTTCCTGTTTCGTACAATATAACGGTAAGGAAGCCTGGTATGAACTGCGTCAACTGATAGCTGCCAGTGATATGGTTTACAGGCAGGAAGTGCTGGATGTGATTGACTATACGCCGGTTTGGGATGTACAGAAAAAGGCGGGCCGTCTGGGACATTTGCAGGCGTTATACGATGGAAAGGCTTACCGTTATTTGAGGGAACATTTTTTTCCTCAGTTGCGGATGGCGGGCTGTGTGAGAGTTTATTACGAGAGAATAGCGGATACGACGGCTGTCGTTCTGAACCGGTCCGTTTTTCTGGCGCGGGCAGGTAAATATGCCGAAGCGCTTGAGGCGGTGGTTGCTATTCCGGACCCGCGTGCAGATAATCTGAAAGGCGTTTGTTATATGATGACAGGCGATGCGGACAAGGCCCGGCGTTTTTTTGAGCGTTCCGCCCGGTCGGGCTGTGTGGCGGGGGCGGATAACCTTCGTCAGTTGGAAGAACTTTTGAACCGGTACTGACCGGAAATACAAAATAAACCAAATATCAACCATTTTTTTAAATTAAAAACAAATTGAAGATGAAAATGAGATCAATTTTATTGT
It encodes the following:
- a CDS encoding site-specific integrase — its product is MTSVKLKLNKDRILLNGTYPLVFQVIHRRRKKLIYSRFKVAEPDYDAGQEKVVYRKDGLTHREVRIINCWITKERKKLNSLIGELKESMPDFTVSDITGHYEGPVKGEGLFAFIDGCIRQKEELNRLGTAAAYRSTRSSLLHFTGKEKVAVSEVNAAFVRAYEKYLLKSGVCRNTVSFYMRNLRAVYNQAILDGKMESSANPFQHAQTRPAKTVKRAMSRDHIRRLMQLSLEDAPELDFVRNLFMFSFYARGMSFVDMVFLKKENIKCNFIEYYRHKTQQLIRVSLTDQLKDIISRYRNDTDYIFPVIDDSSGLSPYRQYRLALGKAERRLKQLGQRLGYEVELTTYVARHSWATQAKECGIPVSVISEGLGHTSEKTTRIYLKEFDQKVLDECDQLVAQLVEM
- a CDS encoding helix-turn-helix domain-containing protein produces the protein MHKILLNKLLYVNEHQSCKNYQIEIDTGFKYIEVQEGTHVYEPKLHYNNVVILIEGECVISCNQYNNRKVSSSEMVLLPRGALVDAHTQKDCKLLLFSFGRVRNVCDVNMLETYYNLHRDIRYDFVPLKVRHPLNEYIELLVFCLKNGMNCAHLHEIKHKEFFLYLRGFYTKKEVVQLFYPIMGNKIKFRDMIQENYIKAGSVEEMIRLLRMSKNAFYTKFTKEFGMSPKQWMLKQIRHQVFVKAAVPGITIKELIDLFNFDSPVQFNRFCIREFGCPPGELIKQQQQVSNES
- a CDS encoding DUF3575 domain-containing protein, with the translated sequence MGLKVNIFIVVVFCFLGARVSAQEGGVKSNLLYDVTGTLNFGMEFSLDYEWTLDVSANYNAWNFSLTRKMKHWLLQPELRWWGCEPFSGHFFGIHAHAGQFNLGGMLPWGFGAVRNKHIEKNRYEGWLAGAGVSYGYNWILGKHWSLEATLGLGYAYLKYDKYRCENCGEKLGSGVQHYIGPTKAAVNLIYYY